Proteins from a single region of Ziziphus jujuba cultivar Dongzao chromosome 1, ASM3175591v1:
- the LOC132803411 gene encoding (R)-mandelonitrile lyase 1-like, which yields MAAALLLFLLSYILQLQLEILGLATSSNHDFSYMKSVYNATDLPLEDVYDYIIVGGGTAGCPLAATLSRKYSVLVVERGSAPVSYPQVLSAGGSGANLLQEDDGKTPAQRFVSEDGVPNVRGRILGGSSMINGGFFSRAHDQFYNQSGIDWEMDVVEKAYKWVEDTIVFCSNLSSFQSIFRKALLQAGVGPDNGFTLQHLVGTKSSGSTFDDLGRRHGAMELLNRGVLKNLRVAVEAYVEKIIFSSSNNASRK from the exons ATGGCAGCAGCTTTGCTACTGTTTCTgctttcatatattttgcaGCTTCAATTGGAGATTCTTGGATTGGCCACTTCGTCTAATCATG ATTTTAGTTACATGAAATCTGTATATAATGCAACTGATCTACCATTAGAAGACGTATACGACTATATAATAGTAGGAGGAGGCACAGCAGGTTGTCCATTAGCTGCAACTTTATCAAGAAAATACTCTGTTCTCGTCGTTGAAAGAGGAAGTGCCCCTGTTTCATACCCACAGGTCCTGAGTGCAGGAGGCTCAGGAGCTAATCTCTTGCAGGAAGACGACGGAAAAACCCCTGCTCAGAGGTTCGTTTCAGAAGATGGAGTCCCAAATGTAAGAGGAAGGATCCTGGGTGGTAGCAGCATGATCAATGGGGGATTTTTCTCCAGAGCTCATGACCAATTCTACAATCAATCAGGCATTGATTGGGAAATGGATGTGGTCGAGAAAGCATATAAGTGGGTTGAAGACACTATTGTGTTCTGCTCCAATTTGTCTTCTTTTCAATCTATTTTTAGAAAAGCTTTGCTTCAAGCTGGAGTTGGTCCTGACAATGGATTCACTCTGCAACATTTGGTGGGAACCAAATCTTCCGGTTCAACCTTCGATGATCTGGGAAGGAGACATGGAGCCATGGAGCTCCTCAACAGAGGAGTACTCAAGAATCTGAGAGTTGCGGTTGAGGCCTATGTGGAAAAAATCATCTTCAGCTCTTCCAATAATGCATCACGTAAGTAG
- the LOC132803410 gene encoding (R)-mandelonitrile lyase 1-like, which translates to MAAALLLFLLSYILHPQLEAVALATSSDHDFSYMKSVHSATDLPLEDVYDYIIVGGGTAGCPLAATLSEKYSVLVLERGSTPAAYPQVLNANGMLNNLLQEDDGKTPAQRFVSKDGVKVVRGRILGGTSMLNGGFFSRADDQFYNESGVDWDKDMVEKAYQWVEDTIVFSYNLSTFQSILRKGLLQAGVGPDNGFTLQHLVGTKTSGSTFDDQGRRHGAVELLNKGVLNNLRVAVEAYVERIIFSSSNNASRLSATGVIYKDSKGRTHRAFVKDKGEVILSAGAIGSPQLLLLSGVGPVAHLSSLHIPVVYSNPDVGNFIADNPRNNINIVAVRVSDPNSC; encoded by the exons ATGGCAGCAGCTTTGCTACTGTTTCTGCTATCATATATTTTGCATCCTCAATTGGAGGCTGTTGCATTGGCCACTTCATCTGATCATG ATTTTAGTTACATGAAATCTGTACACAGTGCAACTGATCTACCATTAGAAGATGTATATGACTACATAATAGTGGGAGGAGGCACAGCAGGGTGTCCATTGGCTGCAACTTTGTCCGAAAAATACTCTGTTCTTGTCCTTGAAAGGGGCAGTACCCCTGCTGCATATCCCCAGGTGTTGAACGCAAACGGCATGTTAAATAATCTCTTGCAGGAAGACGATGGAAAGACACCTGCTCAGAGGTTCGTTTCCAAAGACGGAGTTAAAGTTGTAAGAGGCAGAATCCTGGGTGGTACCAGCATGCTGAATGGGGGATTCTTCTCCAGAGCCGATGACCAATTCTATAATGAATCAGGGGTTGACTGGGACAAGGATATGGTTGAGAAGGCATATCAGTGGGTGGAAGACACTATTGTGTTCAGCTACAATTTGTCTACTTTTCAATCTATTCTAAGAAAAGGTTTGCTTCAAGCAGGTGTTGGTCCTGACAATGGATTCACTCTGCAACATTTGGTTGGAACCAAAACTTCCGGTTCAACCTTCGATGATCAGGGAAGGAGACATGGAGCTGTGGAGCTTCTCAACAAAGGAGTATTGAACAATTTGCGAGTTGCAGTTGAGGCCTATGTGGAAAGAATCATCTTCAGCTCTTCCAATAATGCATCAC GTTTGTCGGCAACTGGAGTCATATATAAGGATTCGAAAGGAAGGACTCATCGGGCATTTGTAAAAGATAAAGGAGAGGTGATATTGAGTGCAGGGGCAATTGGGAGCCCTCAACTTCTTCTTCTCAGTGGAGTTGGTCCAGTAGCTCATCTTTCTTCTCTGCATATTCCTGTTGTTTACTCAAATCCTGATGTGGGAAATTTTATTGCCGACAATCCTCGTAATAACATCAACATTGTAGCTGTTAGAGTTAGTgatccgaattcttgttga
- the LOC132800225 gene encoding (R)-mandelonitrile lyase 2-like, with protein MAAALLVFMLSYILHPQLEVLALATSSDHDFSYMKSVYNATDLPLEDVYDYIIIGGGTAGCPLAATLSEKYSVLVLERGSAPVSYPQVLNANGLLTNFLQEDNGKTPFQRFISEDGVPNARGRVLGGSSMINVGFFSRADDQFYNESGIDWDMDLVEKAYQWVEDTIVFRYNLSTFPSIYRKALLEAGVGPDNGFSLKHLVGTKASGSTFDDQGRRHGAVEFLNKGVLKNLRVAVEAYVEKIIFSSSNNASRLSATGVIFTDSKGKTRRASIRDKGEVILSAGAIGSPQLLLISGVGPVPDLSSLHIQVVHSNPDVGNFMADNPRNTISIVVPFALDPSVAQVVGITGDFNIIEAISFNLSFSFPLPFGLFPNSTSPLEFSVANIAEKFSGPKSSGSLRLLSSAEVKVSPAVRFNYFSEVGDLARCVKGMRKVGDLLKTESFKQLKFQDLEGAEGFKFLGPPLPKNQSDDASMETFCRSTVGTFWHYHGGCLVGKVVDGEYRVKGTNSLRVVDGSTFNASPGTNPQATLMMIGRYIGLKILHERKAAK; from the exons ATGGCAGCAGCTTTGCTAGTGTTTATgctttcatatattttgcatCCTCAATTGGAGGTTCTTGCACTGGCCACTTCATCTGATCATG ATTTTAGTTACATGAAATCAGTATACAATGCAACTGATCTACCATTAGAAGATGTATACGACTATATAATCATAGGAGGAGGCACAGCAGGGTGTCCATTGGCTGCAACTTTATCAGAAAAATACTCTGTTCTTGTCCTTGAAAGAGGCAGTGCCCCGGTTTCATACCCACAGGTGTTAAACGCAAACGGCCTATTGACTAATTTCTTGCAGGAAGACAATGGAAAGACGCCTTTTCAGAGGTTCATTTCAGAGGATGGAGTTCCAAACGCAAGAGGAAGGGTCCTGGGTGGCAGCAGCATGATCAATGTGGGATTCTTCTCCAGAGCCGATGACCAGTTCTACAATGAATCAGGCATTGACTGGGATATGGATTTGGTCGAGAAAGCATATCAGTGGGTGGAAGACACTATTGTGTTCCGCTACAACTTGTCCACTTTTCCGTCTATTTATAGAAAAGCTTTGCTTGAAGCAGGAGTTGGTCCTGACAATGGATTCAGTCTCAAACACTTGGTAGGAACCAAAGCTTCGGGTTCTACCTTCGATGACCAAGGAAGGAGACATGGAGCTGTGGAGTTTCTCAACAAAGGAGTACTGAAGAATCTGAGAGTTGCAGTTGAGGCATATGTGGAAAAAATCATCTTCAGCTCTTCCAATAATGCATCAC GTTTGTCTGCAACTGGAGTCATATTCACTGATTCTAAAGGGAAGACTCGTCGAGCATCTATAAGAGATAAAGGAGAGGTGATATTGAGTGCAGGAGCAATTGGGAGCCCTCAACTTCTTCTTATCAGTGGAGTTGGTCCAGTTCCTGACCTGTCTTCCCTGCATATTCAGGTTGTTCACTCAAATCCTGATGTGGGAAATTTTATGGCAGACAATCCTCGTAATACGATAAGCATTGTAGTCCCATTTGCATTGGACCCATCAGTAGCACAGGTTGTAGGAATTACCGGTGACTTCAATATTATAGAGGCTATCTCCTTcaatttgtcattttcatttcctctaCCTTTTGGCCTTTTTCCAAATTCCACTTCTCCCTTGGAATTTAGTGTGGCAAACATTGCCGAGAAGTTCTCAGGACCTAAGTCGAGTGGTTCACTCCGGTTGCTGTCGTCCGCGGAGGTGAAAGTTAGCCCGGCTGTTCGGTTCAACTACTTTTCTGAGGTGGGGGACCTTGCACGTTGTGTTAAAGGGATGAGGAAGGTTGGTGATTTGCTGAAGACAGAGTCCTTCAAACAACTAAAGTTTCAAGATTTGGAGGGTGCAGAAGGTTTCAAGTTTTTAGGACCTCCTTTGCCGAAGAACCAGTCTGATGATGCATCAATGGAGACGTTTTGTCGAAGCACGGTGGGGACCTTCTGGCATTACCATGGTGGTTGCTTAGTGGGAAAGGTGGTAGATGGTGAATACAGGGTGAAGGGGACAAATTCACTTCGTGTGGTAGATGGATCCACATTCAATGCCTCACCAGGAACTAATCCTCAGGCTACTCTTATGATGATAGGCCG GTACATTGGGCTCAAGATTCTACACGAAAGAAAAGCAGCAAagtag
- the LOC132805367 gene encoding (R)-mandelonitrile lyase 1-like produces MAAALLLFLLSYILHPQLEVLALATSSDLDFSYMKSVHNATDLPLEDVYDYIIVGGGTAGCPLAATLSEKYSVLVLERGSTPAAYPQVLASNSMLNNLLQEDNGKTPAQRFVSEEGVKVVRGRILGGTSMINGGFFSRADDQFYNEAGVDWDKDMVEKAYQWVEDTIVFSYNLSTFQSILRKGLLQAGVGPDNGFTLQHLAGTKTSGSTFDDQGRRHGAVQLLNKGVLHNLRVAVEAYVEKITFRSSNNASRLSATGVIYKDSVTPRPKSHRNPCTLGPDNSKGRTHRAFVKDRGEVILSAGAIGSPQLLLLSGVGPVPHLSSLHIPVVYSNPDVGNFIADNPRNGINIVAPYALDGSNPQVVGVVGGAGDFNVIEGFSYISPFSFPQPFSLFPNSTSPLQLSVAAIVHKISGPQLTGSLRLLSSAEVKVSPAVRFNYFSEPVDLARCVRGMRKIGDMLKTDSFEELKFEKLEGAEGFTFLAPSLPKNQSDDASIETFCRSTVTTYWHYHGGCLLGKVLDGDYRVKGTNSLRVVDGSTFKASPGTNPQATLMMIGRYIGLKILQERRAAK; encoded by the exons ATGGCAGCAGCTTTGCTACTGTTTCTGCTATCATATATTTTGCATCCTCAATTGGAGGTTCTTGCATTGGCTACTTCATCTGATCTTG ATTTTAGTTACATGAAATCTGTACACAATGCAACTGATCTACCGTTAGAAGACGTATATGACTACATAATAGTGGGAGGAGGCACAGCGGGGTGTCCGTTGGCTGCAACTTTATCAGAAAAATATTCTGTTCTTGTCCTTGAAAGGGGCAGTACCCCTGCTGCATATCCACAGGTGTTGGCCTCGAACAGCATGTTAAATAATCTCTTACAGGAAGACAACGGAAAGACACCTGCTCAGAGGTTCGTTTCCGAAGAGGGAGTTAAAGTTGTAAGAGGCAGAATCCTGGGTGGTACCAGCATGATCAACGGGGGATTCTTCTCCAGAGCCGATGACCAATTCTATAATGAAGCAGGGGTTGACTGGGACAAGGATATGGTCGAGAAGGCATATCAGTGGGTGGAAGACACTATTGTGTTCAGCTACAATTTGTCTACTTTTCAATCTATTCTAAGAAAAGGTTTGCTTCAAGCAGGTGTTGGTCCTGACAATGGATTCACTCTGCAACATTTGGCTGGAACCAAAACTTCCGGTTCAACCTTCGATGATCAGGGAAGGAGACATGGAGCTGTGCAGCTTCTCAACAAAGGAGTCTTGCACAATCTGCGAGTTGCAGTTGAGGCATATGTGGAAAAAATCACCTTCCGCTCTTCCAATAATGCATCAC GTTTGTCGGCAACTGGAGTCATATATAAGgattctgtaacaccccgtcccaaatcgcaccggaatccgtgcacgttg ggtcctgacaattcgAAAGGGAGGACTCATCGGGCATTTGTAAAAGATAGGGGAGAGGTGATATTGAGTGCAGGGGCAATTGGGAGCcctcaacttcttcttcttagtGGAGTTGGTCCAGTTCCTCATCTTTCTTCTCTGCATATTCCTGTTGTTTACTCAAATCCTGATGTGGGAAATTTTATCGCCGACAATCCTCGTAATGGCATCAACATTGTAGCCCCATATGCATTGGACGGGTCAAATCCACAAGTTGTAGGAGTTGTAGGAGGTGCAGGTGACTTCAATGTTATAGAGGGATTTTCCTACATTTCGCCATTTTCATTTCCTCAACCTTTCAGCCTGTTTCCAAACTCCACTTCTCCTTTACAATTGAGCGTGGCAGCCATTGTTCATAAGATCTCGGGACCTCAATTGACGGGTTCCCTCCGGTTGTTGTCATCAGCAGAAGTGAAAGTTAGTCCGGCTGTCCGGTTCAACTACTTTTCTGAACCGGTGGACCTTGCTCGTTGTGTTAGAGGAATGAGGAAGATTGGTGATATGCTGAAGACAGACTCCTTTGAAGAACTCAAGTTTGAAAAACTGGAGGGTGCAGAAGGTTTCACGTTTTTAGCACCATCTTTGCCGAAGAACCAGTCAGATGATGCATCGATAGAGACGTTTTGTCGAAGCACGGTGACAACCTATTGGCATTACCATGGTGGTTGCTTGCTGGGAAAGGTGTTGGATGGTGATTACAGGGTGAAGGGGACAAATTCACTTCGTGTGGTTGATGGATCCACATTCAAAGCCTCACCAGGGACCAATCCTCAGGCCACTCTTATGATGATAGGCCG GTATATTGGGCTTAAGATTCTGCAGGAAAGAAGAGCAGCAAAgtag
- the LOC132800337 gene encoding (R)-mandelonitrile lyase 2-like, whose protein sequence is MATALFLIMLSYILHPHLEVLALATSSDHDFSYMKSVQNATDLPLEESYDYIIVGGGTAGCPLAATLSEKYSVLVLERGSAPVSYPNVLSANGLLANLLQEDDGKTPAQRFTSEDGVPNARGRILGGSSMINVGFFSRADDQFYNESGIDWDMDLVEKSYQWVEDTIVFRSNLSAFQSIFRKALLQAGVGPDNGFSLKHLVGTKTSGSTFDNQGRRHGAVELLNRAVLKNLRVAVEAYVERIIFSSSNNASRLSASGVIYTDSKGKTHRALIREKGEVILSAGAIGSPQLLLLSGIGPVHHLSSLHIPIVHSNPDVGNFMADNPRNNINIVAPYALDPSVVQVVGITSEFNIIEAISYPLPFSFPQPFGLFPKSTSPLQLTVATIVEKFTGPQSTGSLRLLSSAKVKVSPAVRFNYFSETVDLARCVKGMRKVGDLLETVSLEELKFEDLEGAEGFKFLGPSLPKNQSDDASMGTFCRSTVTTFWHYHGGCLVGKVVDGDYRVKGTNSLRVVDGSTFNASPGTNPQATLMMIGRYIGLKILQQRRAAK, encoded by the exons ATGGCTACAGCTTTGTTTTTGATTATgctttcatatattttgcatCCTCATTTGGAGGTTCTCGCATTGGCCACTTCATCTGATCACG ATTTTAGTTACATGAAATCTGTACAAAATGCTACCGATCTACCATTAGAAGAGTCATACGACTATATAATAGTGGGAGGAGGCACAGCAGGGTGCCCATTGGCTGCAACTTTATCAGAAAAATACTCTGTTCTTGTCCTTGAAAGAGGCAGTGCCCCAGTTTCATACCCAAATGTGTTAAGCGCAAATGGCTTATTAGCTAATCTATTGCAGGAAGACGATGGAAAGACACCAGCTCAGCGGTTCACTTCAGAAGATGGAGTTCCAAATGCAAGAGGAAGGATCCTCGGCGGTAGTAGCATGATCAATGTGGGATTTTTCTCCAGAGCGGATGACCAATTCTACAATGAATCAGGCATTGACTGGGACATGGATTTGGTCGAGAAGTCATACCAGTGGGTGGAAGACACTATTGTGTTCCGCTCCAATTTGTCTGCTTTTCAATCTATTTTCAGAAAAGCTTTGCTTCAAGCTGGAGTTGGTCCTGACAATGGATTCAGCCTTAAACACTTGGTAGGAACCAAAACTTCGGGTTCTACCTTCGATAACCAAGGAAGGAGACATGGAGCTGTGGAGCTTCTCAACAGAGCAGTACTGAAGAATCTGAGAGTTGCAGTTGAGGCCTATGTGGAAAGAATCATCTTCAGCTCTTCCAATAATGCATCAC GTTTGTCTGCAAGTGGAGTCATATATACTGATTCGAAAGGGAAGACTCATCGGGCATTAATAAGAGAAAAGGGAGAGGTGATACTGAGTGCAGGGGCAATTGGGAGTCCTCAACTTCTCCTTCTCAGTGGAATTGGTCCAGTTCATCATCTTTCTTCTCTGCATATTCCAATTGTTCACTCAAATCCTGATGTAGGAAATTTCATGGCTGACAATCCTCGTAATAACATCAACATTGTAGCCCCATATGCATTGGACCCATCAGTTGTACAGGTTGTAGGAATTACCAGTGAGTTCAATATTATAGAGGCCATCTCCTACCCTTTGCCATTTTCATTTCCTCAACCTTTTGGCCTCTTTCCAAAGTCCACTTCTCCTTTACAATTGACTGTGGCAACCATTGTCGAGAAGTTCACGGGACCTCAGTCGACCGGTTCCCTTCGGTTGCTGTCATCGGCCAAGGTGAAAGTTAGCCCGGCTGTGAGGTTCAACTACTTTTCTGAAACGGTGGACCTTGCTCGTTGTGTTAAAGGAATGAGGAAGGTTGGTGATTTGCTGGAGACAGTGTCCTTGGAAGAACTAAAGTTTGAAGATTTGGAGGGTGCAGAAGGTTTCAAGTTTTTAGGACCATCTTTGCCAAAGAACCAATCTGATGATGCATCAATGGGGACATTTTGTCGAAGCACGGTGACAACGTTTTGGCATTACCACGGTGGTTGCTTGGTGGGAAAGGTGGTGGATGGTGATTACAGGGTCAAAGGGACAAATTCACTCCGTGTGGTTGATGGATCCACATTCAATGCCTCACCAGGGACCAATCCTCAAGCCACCCTTATGATGATAGGCCg GTATATTGGGCTTAAGATTCTGCAGCAACGAAGAGCAGCAAAATAG
- the LOC132805365 gene encoding (R)-mandelonitrile lyase 2-like, giving the protein MAAALLLFLLSYILHPQTQVLALATSSDHDFRYMKSVGNATAVPLEDEYDYIIVGGGTAGCPLAATLSRKYSVLVLERGSAPVSYPQVLTAKGSGANLLQEDDGKTPAQRFVSEDGVPNVRGRILGGTSMINGGFFSRANNQFYNESGIDWDMGAVEKAYKWVEDIIVFRSNLSSFQSIFREALLEAGVGPDNGFTLQHLVGTKISGSTYDDQGRRHGAVELLNKGVLKNLRVAVEAYVEKIIFSSNASRLSATGVIYTDSKGKTHRALIRDKGEVILSAGAIGSPQLLLLSGVGPVNHLSSLHIPVVHSNPDVGNFMADNPRNMINIVSPFALDPSSVQVVGITSDFNSMEAFSYTFPFSFPQPFGLFPNSTSPLEFSLATIVEKFSGPQSTGSLRLLSSADVKVSPAVRFNYFSETVDIARCVKGMRRVGDLLKTESLEQLKFRDLEGAEGFKFLGPSLPKNQSDDASMETFCRSTVRSFWHYHGGCLVGKVVDGDYRVKGTNSLRVVDVSTFDASPGTNPQATLMMIGRYIGLKILKERRVVK; this is encoded by the exons ATGGCAGCAGCTTTGTTATTGTTTCTGCTTTCATATATTTTACATCCTCAAACGCAGGTTCTTGCATTGGCCACCTCATCTGATCATG ATTTTCGTTACATGAAATCTGTAGGTAATGCAACAGCTGTACCATTAGAAGACGAATATGACTATATAATAGTAGGAGGAGGCACAGCAGGGTGTCCATTAGCTGCAACTTTATCAAGAAAATACTCTGTTCTTGTCCTTGAAAGGGGCAGCGCCCCTGTTTCATATCCACAGGTTCTGACTGCAAAAGGCTCAGGGGCTAATCTCCTGCAGGAAGACGATGGAAAAACCCCTGCTCAGAGGTTCGTTTCAGAAGATGGAGTTCCAAATGTAAGAGGAAGGATCCTAGGTGGCACCAGCATGATCAATGGGGGATTCTTCTCCAGAGCCAATAACCAATTCTACAACGAATCAGGCATTGACTGGGACATGGGTGCGGTCGAGAAAGCATATAAGTGGGTGGAAGATATTATTGTGTTCCGCTCCAATTTGTCTTCTTTTCAATCTATTTTTAGAGAAGCTCTACTTGAAGCAGGAGTTGGTCCTGACAATGGATTCACTTTGCAACACTTGGTAGGGACTAAAATTTCGGGTTCAACTTACGATGACCAAGGAAGGAGACATGGAGCTGTGGAGCTTCTCAACAAAGGAGTGCTGAAGAATCTGAGAGTTGCAGTTGAGGCCTATGTGGAAAAAATCATATTCTCTTCTAATGCATCAC GTTTGTCTGCAACTGGAGTCATATACACTGATTCTAAAGGGAAGACTCATCGAGCATTAATAAGAGATAAAGGAGAGGTGATATTGAGTGCAGGGGCGATTGGTAGCCCGCAACTTCTACTTCTCAGTGGAGTTGGACCTGTTAATCATCTTTCTTCTCTGCATATTCCGGTTGTTCACTCAAATCCTGATGTGGGAAATTTCATGGCAGACAATCCTCGTAATATGATCAACATTGTATCCCCATTTGCATTGGACCCATCATCAGTACAGGTTGTAGGAATCACCAGTGACTTCAATAGCATGGAGGCCTTCTCCTAcacttttccattttctttcccTCAACCTTTTGGCCTTTTTCCAAATTCCACTTCTCCCTTGGAATTTAGTTTGGCAACCATTGTTGAGAAGTTCTCGGGACCTCAGTCCACCGGTTCACTCCGGTTGTTGTCGTCCGCTGATGTGAAAGTTAGTCCAGCTGTCCGGTTCAACTACTTTTCTGAAACGGTGGACATTGCTCGTTGTGTTAAAGGAATGAGGAGGGTTGGTGATTTGCTGAAGACAGAGTCCCTTGAACAACTAAAGTTTCGAGATTTGGAGGGTGCAGAGGGTTTCAAGTTTCTTGGACCATCTTTGCCGAAGAACCAATCTGATGATGCATCAATGGAGACGTTTTGTCGGAGCACAGTGAGATCCTTCTGGCATTACCATGGTGGTTGCTTGGTGGGAAAGGTTGTGGATGGTGATTACAGGGTGAAGGGGACAAATTCGCTTCGTGTGGTAGATGTATCCACATTCGATGCGTCACCAGGGACCAATCCCCAGGCTACCCTTATGATGATAGGCCG GTACATTGGGCTTAAGATTCTGAAGGAAAGAAGAGTGGTAAAGTAG